A region from the Bacteroidales bacterium genome encodes:
- the smpB gene encoding SsrA-binding protein SmpB, giving the protein MTKSSINIKNKKAYYEYELIEEYTSGIVLMGTEIKSIKAGKANLSDSYCVFINNELWVKGMHISEYSFGSYNNHETKRDRKLLLTRRELNKLHKKTKEKGFAIVPVLLYIDERGFAKLNIALGKGKRTYDKRQDLKKKDDKREIERFNKN; this is encoded by the coding sequence ATGACCAAATCTTCAATTAATATAAAAAACAAAAAAGCTTATTATGAATATGAATTAATTGAAGAATATACAAGTGGAATTGTTCTTATGGGTACAGAAATAAAATCAATAAAGGCAGGTAAAGCAAATCTTTCAGATTCGTATTGTGTTTTCATTAATAACGAGTTATGGGTAAAAGGAATGCATATATCGGAATATTCATTTGGAAGTTATAATAATCATGAAACAAAAAGGGACCGTAAACTATTATTAACACGCAGGGAATTAAACAAACTACATAAAAAGACAAAGGAAAAAGGGTTTGCAATAGTACCGGTACTTTTATATATTGACGAAAGAGGGTTTGCTAAACTCAATATTGCACTTGGAAAAGGTAAAAGAACTTATGATAAAAGACAGGATTTAAAGAAAAAGGATGATAAAAGAGAAATTGAAAGATTTAATAAAAATTAA
- a CDS encoding HAMP domain-containing histidine kinase, protein MRFFQAKYYLLFAVILFVAATIIENKRLHSELYSVDTYSFSKVLHKKEYRVNKIIDLLSKKIELQDTISFKLSEIDDFEKLFQKKGLCFLIYENNYLKFWSNNSIPVNNYFSDSDLDKKIVKLKNGWYVVKSTTVKNRIIVGLILIKKSYFYENEFLKNEFQNDFNIPDKFDISTKNENENFSIYSLDKEFLFSIVSNDITKDISGSLYFTFLLFCISLLSFLLSVYYFLKYENNSKKKYVIIAILTFLFFVLRFFMIRCGFPSSFYSLSVFDPRYFAASAIFPSLGDFFINTILLLFLIILIKINFVIPDNYLKISGIKRSIISFLGFVLIICIFLIVHYLVKSLIYNSSISFEVYNVLELTTYSFIGFLIIALLIFSFVFLSDVIINIIRRIISLQNYFLYLTISIILVFVLVNIISYKFDFFSALFLFLFILFLGYIRYKKELQYSVITLFILLISLYLAYFTSVTTNKKEKDTRKVLAINLASEHDPIAELLLEKIDNKLEDNESLIKFLSKQDFNFEEIYKYLQKNIFIGFWGKYEFQLTICNPYDSVLLEPDNTWQYCYGFFDGLINKNGYKLPNSDFYFFDNQNGRITYFGEFKYKISNKHPEITLFIQLDSKLISEELGYPELLLDKNLYKASNIGKYSYAKYKNNELITQSGQYLYSLNRKVYGCQTIKFAFLTFDNYEHLIYNLDEKTTIILSKPSIRFLDYLISFSYVFVFFFILASIVLLFTNSVTKIMDFELNFKNKIQTAIITVLFLSLLLIGFGTVYYIIKQYKNNHYQNISERIQSVLVELEHKLAYEDDLYKVPDDYLTSLLIKFSNVFYTDINLYDINGNLITTSRDEIFNKGLIGKKMNSEAYFQLANKQKAKYIHNESIGNLKYLSAYVPFVNNENKLLAYLNLPYFSKHSLLKKEVSTIVIAIINIYVLLILLTLFIAVFISNKLTRPLKLISEKFKKIKLGKLNEPIEYESKDEIGSLVKEYNRMVKELSLSVELLAKSERESAWREMAKQIAHEIKNPLTPMKLSVQLLKRTWDDKDPDFEKRIIKVTETLIEQIDSLSAIAAEFSAFAKMPKEIHEEVNVVNKIKNVVTLFEDTQNIQFLVDYNNHKELFVLADREQLLRVFNNLIQNAIQAIPKNKEGKIVIELFKKNHNAIIKISDNGVGIPDLMKEKLFQPNFTTKSSGMGLGLAMVKRIIENINGTIWFETEIGKGTKFFVELPLI, encoded by the coding sequence ATGAGATTTTTTCAGGCAAAGTATTATTTATTATTTGCTGTTATTCTTTTTGTGGCAGCAACTATTATTGAAAACAAACGCTTACATTCTGAGCTATATTCGGTTGATACCTATAGCTTTTCAAAAGTCCTTCATAAGAAAGAATACAGGGTAAATAAAATTATTGATTTATTAAGTAAAAAAATCGAATTACAAGATACTATTTCGTTCAAACTATCTGAAATTGATGACTTTGAGAAATTATTTCAAAAAAAGGGGTTATGCTTTTTAATTTACGAAAATAATTATTTAAAATTCTGGTCAAACAATTCAATACCTGTTAACAATTATTTCTCTGACTCAGATTTGGATAAAAAAATCGTTAAGCTAAAAAACGGATGGTATGTTGTTAAATCAACAACTGTTAAAAACAGGATTATCGTTGGTTTGATATTAATTAAGAAATCATATTTTTATGAAAATGAGTTTTTAAAAAATGAATTCCAAAATGATTTTAATATTCCTGATAAATTTGATATTTCTACAAAAAATGAAAATGAAAATTTTTCAATCTATAGTTTAGATAAGGAATTTTTGTTTTCAATAGTTTCAAATGATATAACTAAAGATATTTCCGGCTCACTTTATTTTACTTTTTTATTATTTTGTATCAGCCTGTTATCATTCTTATTATCAGTTTATTATTTTCTAAAATATGAAAATAATTCTAAAAAGAAATATGTAATAATAGCAATATTAACATTCCTGTTTTTTGTGCTTAGATTTTTTATGATAAGATGTGGATTTCCATCTTCATTTTATTCACTATCTGTTTTTGACCCCCGATATTTTGCTGCTTCTGCAATATTTCCATCTTTAGGGGATTTCTTTATTAATACAATTTTGTTATTATTTTTAATAATTCTTATAAAGATAAATTTTGTTATACCTGACAATTATTTGAAAATCTCAGGGATTAAACGTTCGATTATTTCATTTTTGGGATTTGTTCTTATCATTTGTATTTTCCTTATTGTTCATTATTTGGTTAAAAGCCTGATTTACAATTCAAGCATATCATTTGAAGTTTATAATGTACTGGAACTTACCACATATAGTTTTATTGGTTTTCTAATAATTGCTTTGCTTATTTTTTCATTTGTATTTTTATCTGATGTTATTATAAATATTATTCGCAGGATTATTTCACTACAAAATTATTTTTTATATCTAACTATAAGTATAATTTTAGTATTTGTTCTTGTAAATATTATTAGTTATAAATTTGATTTTTTTTCAGCCCTGTTTCTGTTTTTGTTTATTCTATTTCTTGGTTATATCCGATATAAAAAAGAACTTCAATATTCAGTAATTACATTATTTATTCTTTTAATTTCTCTTTATCTGGCATATTTTACTTCAGTTACTACTAATAAAAAAGAAAAAGACACACGTAAAGTTCTTGCTATTAATCTTGCTTCAGAACATGACCCTATAGCTGAATTATTATTAGAAAAAATAGACAATAAATTAGAAGACAATGAATCTCTGATCAAATTTCTTTCTAAGCAGGATTTTAATTTTGAAGAAATATATAAATATTTACAAAAAAATATTTTTATTGGTTTTTGGGGGAAATATGAATTTCAATTAACTATTTGTAATCCATACGATAGTGTATTATTAGAACCTGATAATACTTGGCAATATTGTTATGGTTTTTTTGATGGACTTATTAATAAAAATGGATATAAACTTCCAAATTCTGACTTTTACTTTTTTGATAATCAAAATGGCAGAATTACATATTTTGGTGAGTTTAAATATAAAATTTCAAATAAACATCCTGAAATAACACTATTTATTCAGCTTGATTCCAAATTAATTTCAGAAGAATTGGGATATCCTGAATTATTACTTGATAAAAATTTATATAAAGCCTCAAACATTGGAAAATACTCTTATGCAAAATATAAAAACAACGAATTAATAACACAGTCAGGGCAATATCTGTATAGTTTAAACAGAAAGGTATATGGTTGCCAAACTATAAAATTTGCTTTTCTAACATTTGATAATTACGAGCATTTGATTTATAACTTAGATGAAAAAACAACAATTATTCTTAGTAAACCATCAATTAGATTTTTAGATTATTTGATATCATTTTCATATGTTTTTGTTTTCTTTTTTATTCTGGCTTCAATAGTTCTTTTATTTACAAATTCTGTAACTAAAATCATGGATTTTGAACTTAATTTTAAAAACAAAATTCAAACAGCTATTATTACCGTGTTGTTTTTATCATTATTATTAATAGGTTTTGGAACTGTTTATTATATAATAAAACAATATAAGAACAATCATTATCAAAATATTAGTGAAAGAATACAATCAGTATTAGTAGAGTTGGAACATAAATTAGCATACGAAGATGACCTTTATAAGGTGCCTGATGACTATTTAACTTCCTTATTAATAAAATTCTCAAATGTTTTTTATACTGATATTAATTTATATGATATCAACGGAAATCTTATTACTACTTCACGGGATGAAATTTTTAACAAGGGGCTAATTGGCAAAAAAATGAATTCCGAAGCTTATTTTCAACTTGCCAACAAACAAAAAGCCAAGTATATTCACAATGAATCAATCGGTAATTTAAAATATTTATCTGCTTATGTTCCGTTTGTAAATAATGAAAATAAATTATTAGCTTACTTAAATTTACCATATTTTTCAAAACACAGTTTGTTGAAAAAAGAAGTGTCAACAATTGTTATAGCTATAATCAACATTTATGTTTTATTAATACTTCTTACCCTGTTTATTGCTGTTTTTATTTCAAATAAATTAACACGTCCATTAAAATTAATAAGTGAAAAATTTAAAAAAATAAAACTCGGGAAATTGAATGAACCAATTGAATATGAAAGCAAAGACGAAATAGGAAGTTTAGTAAAAGAATATAACCGCATGGTTAAAGAATTATCATTAAGTGTTGAATTACTGGCGAAGTCTGAAAGAGAATCTGCATGGAGAGAAATGGCAAAACAAATTGCACATGAAATAAAAAACCCTCTTACTCCAATGAAATTGAGTGTGCAACTTTTAAAACGTACTTGGGATGACAAAGACCCTGATTTTGAGAAACGTATAATTAAAGTTACTGAAACTTTAATTGAACAAATTGATTCCTTATCTGCTATAGCAGCAGAATTCTCAGCATTTGCAAAAATGCCAAAAGAAATTCATGAAGAAGTAAATGTTGTAAATAAAATAAAAAATGTTGTTACTTTATTTGAAGATACTCAAAATATTCAATTCTTAGTTGATTATAATAATCATAAAGAATTGTTTGTTTTAGCAGACAGGGAGCAATTATTAAGAGTTTTTAATAATCTGATACAAAATGCTATTCAGGCTATTCCAAAAAATAAAGAAGGTAAAATTGTAATTGAATTATTTAAAAAGAATCATAATGCTATTATTAAAATTTCTGATAATGGAGTTGGAATTCCTGATTTAATGAAAGAAAAATTATTCCAGCCAAATTTTACTACTAAATCAAGTGGGATGGGATTAGGATTAGCAATGGTTAAAAGAATTATTGAAAATATTAATGGGACAATATGGTTTGAAACAGAAATAGGAAAAGGAACAAAATTTTTCGTGGAACTACCATTAATTTAA